One Apodemus sylvaticus chromosome 14, mApoSyl1.1, whole genome shotgun sequence DNA window includes the following coding sequences:
- the LOC127664544 gene encoding prolactin-8A8-like has protein sequence MELPLSQPHFSGPLLLLVMSNLLLWEKASSSPMCTGEKGSCWNPLVETFNSAIQKAETLRKLAHEFYEELYHNQFSSEHFTAFTLRLTRRHEIIFRAEYYCHSSLIKLPNKGIEYISIELEEYLKTLINYVGSWISPLFHLVIELNAMQDVPETILSKTKEIEENNRQILDDLRWIFTKVYPTAKMNEKFANWEDLSLLKSNEKNDKFLAMFNLCKCLEYDTKYILFHLRILNCRINGNDCYWP, from the exons ATGGAGCTGCCATTGAGTCAACCTCACTTCT CAGGGCCACTCCTGCTGCTGGTGATGTCAAACTTGCTGCTTTGGGAGAAAGCTTCATCAAGTCCTATGTGTACAGGAGAAAAGGGCAGCTGCTGGAACCCACTTGTGGAAACATTTAACAGTGCAATCCAGAAAGCTGAAACCCTCCGTAAACTTGCTCATGAATTCTACGAAGAGCTT TACCACAACCAATTCTCATCTGAACATTTTACAGCTTTT ACTTTACGACTGACTAGGCGGCATGAGATTATTTTCAGAGCTGAATATTACTGCCATTCTTCTCTTATAAAACTCCCAAATAAGGGAATTGAATACATAAGTATTGAA TTGGAAGAGTACTTAAAAACTTTGATCAATTATGTGGGTTCCTGGATTAGCCCTCTATTCCATCTAGTCATTGAACTGAATGCCATGCAAGATGTCCCTGAAACTATCCTCTCAAAAACCAAGGAGATTGAAGAGAACAACAGACAAATCCTGGATGACCTTAGGTGGATATTCACCAAG GTCTATCCTACTGCAAAGATGAATGAAAAATTTGCCAACTGGGAAGATCTTTCATtattaaaatcaaatgaaaaaaatgataaatttttGGCAATGTTTAACCTTTGCAAATGCCTAGAATATGATACAAAGTACATTCTATTTCATCTCAGAATATTGAACTGTCGCATAAATGGAAACGACTGCTATTGGCCATAG